A genomic segment from Garra rufa chromosome 5, GarRuf1.0, whole genome shotgun sequence encodes:
- the marveld2b gene encoding MARVEL domain-containing protein 2b: MSFGNGSASRFDRVRDMPHYDEVPIGSLPWGQQAPYPYAGEVAASSYDSLPPPPLPENPPVGPDFYPSDVEDQVDDAMDIKPVRRFIPDSVKNFFRASGNRGSKKWTFPPPPPPAAPDVNTTSGGVPCSPPHSRAPSPTAPSSYLDPYGGSGGSYNSRKEQMTLLGEPLESVSGRSLQTALTYSEKVEEYNQRYAYMKSWAGLLRILGCAELLLGAAVFACVCAYVHKDNEWFNMFGYSMHQMYGGGYGGSMGGMYGGSGTGISYSGPLTPFVIVVAGVAWIVTVILLVLGMTMYYRTILLDSSWWPITECVINLALALLYLSAAIVYVRDTVRGGLCNYPHFNAGPNAGFCRTEAGQNAAIIFLFLNMLLYLVGAGVCLKLWRHEAARMRRERMGQDMKSDGLPLNMIGAGSSVSVPIQTAPVMMSPESYDGTPVNPVMMEPEILRGHIPAGHIPKPVVIADYVAKYPTIRSDEERERYKAVFNDQYAEYKELHAEVQVLTKKFEEMDNMMMNLPQQPSSQMEQERINSIIQEYNRKKADPTYQEKRERCEYLKSKLAHIKQKIQEYDKVMDWNDGYS, from the exons ATGTCTTTCGGAAACGGGTCAGCGTCCCGCTTTGATCGGGTCCGCGATATGCCTCATTACGATGAGGTGCCTATCGGCTCACTGCCGTGGGGTCAGCAGGCTCCTTACCCATATGCTGGTGAAGTAGCTGCATCCAGCTATGACAGTTTACCACCTCCACCGCTCCCTGAAAACCCTCCTGTTGGCCCAGATTTCTATCCAAGCGATGTTGAAGACCAGGTGGACGATGCCATGGACATCAAACCTGTCCGACGCTTCATTCCTGACTCTGTGAAGAACTTCTTCAGAGCCAGTGGCAACCGAGGCAGCAAGAAGTGGACCtttccaccaccaccaccaccagcaGCACCTGATGTGAACACCACCTCCGGAGGCGTCCCGTGCTCTCCTCCACACTCACGTGCACCCTCCCCTACAGCCCCCAGCTCTTACCTAGACCCTTATGGAGGGTCTGGAGGCAGCTACAATTCAAGAAAGGAGCAGATGACGTTATTAGGGGAGCCACTGGAATCGGTTTCTGGACGCTCTTTGCAGACGGCTCTAACTTACAGCGAGAAGGTGGAGGAGTACAATCAGCGCTACGCGTATATGAAGTCCTGGGCTGGACTTTTGCGCATTTTGGGATGTGCAGAGTTGCTTTTGGGGGCTGCTGTTTTTGCTTGCGTCTGTGCATACGTGCACAAAGATAATGAGTGGTTTAATATGTTTGGTTACTCCATGCATCAGATGTACGGAGGAGGGTATGGAGGGTCAATGGGTGGGATGTATGGAGGATCTGGAACTGGAATTTCCTACTCAGGACCCTTGACTCCATTTGTTATTGTGGTGGCTGGAGTGGCCTGGATAGTGACTGTCATTCTATTAGTGTTAGGAATGACCATGTATTATCGTACCATTCTACTAGACTCCAGCTGGTGGCCAATCACAGAGTGTGTGATAAACTTGGCATTAGCCTTGCTCTACTTGTCAGCTGCAATCGTGTACGTGCGAGACACAGTCCGTGGTGGTCTCTGCAATTATCCACATTTTAACGCTGGGCCCAATGCAGGGTTTTGCCGAACAGAGGCTGGGCAGAATGCGGCCATCATCTTCCTCTTTCTCAACATGCTGTTGTATCTCGTGGGAGCAGGTGTGTGTCTGAAGCTGTGGAGACATGAAGCTGCGAGGATGCGCAGAGAGAGAATGGGTCAAGAT atgAAATCAGATGGACTTCCTCTCAATATG ATTGGTGCCGGCTCAAGCGTCTCTGTGCCCATCCAAACTGCTCCAGTAATGATGAGTCCAGAATCTTATGATGGCACGCCTGTCAACCCAGTTATGATGGAACCAGAGATCTTAAGGGGTCATATACCTGCTGGCCACATCCCCAAACCTGTGGTGATTGCAGATTATGTGGC GAAATACCCCACAATCCGGTCTGATGAGGAGAGGGAGCGATACAAGGCTGTGTTTAATGATCAATATGCAGAATATAAAGAGTTGCATGCTGAGGTTCAGGTCTTAACGAAGAAGTTTGAGGAAATGGATAATATGATGATGAATCTACCACAACAGCCTTCCAGCCAAATG GAGCAAGAGAGAATCAATAGCATTATTCAAGAGTACAACAGAAAAAAGGCT GACCCGACGTACCAGGAGAAAAGGGAGAGATGTGAATATCTAAAGAGCAAACTTGCTCACATAAAGCAGAAAATTCAGGAGTATGACAAAGTCATGGACTGGAATGATGGCTACAGCTAA